From Vibrio artabrorum, a single genomic window includes:
- a CDS encoding NADP-dependent isocitrate dehydrogenase has translation MPTEKPTIIYTITDEAPALATYSLLPIIQSFTASSGIDVDTRDISLAGRIIANFPEYLNEEQRIGDALAELGELAKTPEANIIKLPNVSASVPQLQATIKELQSKGYALPKYPEEAKSDEEKAIKATYDKIKGSAVNPVLREGNSDRRAPLSVKNYAKKNPHSMGAWSADSKSHVSSMDDKDFFGTEKSVTMEGATQVSIDFVGKDGARKTLKPSFALQDKEIIDASVMNKAALVAFFEKEIASAKEQGVLLSLHMKATMMKVSDPVIFGHAVKVYYKDVFAKHGQLFEELGVDVNNGIGDVYAKIAALPQDQKEAIEADLQAVYETQPPLAMVDSDRGITNLHVPSDIIVDASMPAMLRSSGQMWDPEGKQKDTKAMIPDRSYASIYQAVIDFCKENGAFDPTTMGSVPNVGLMAQKAEEYGSHDKTFILEAAGQVQVVDASGSVLLEQDVEEGDIFRMCQVKDAPIQDWVKLAVTRARASGVPAVFWLDASRAHDAQLIKKVEAYLPEYDTDGLDIKILAPLEATQYSLVRLKEGLDTISVTGNVLRDYLTDLFPILELGTSAKMLSIVPLMNGGGLFETGAGGSAPKHVQQVEKENHLRWDSLGEFLALAASLEHLSVVTGNAKAQVLADALDKATGEFLDNNKSPSRKVGELDNRGSHYYLATYWAKALAEQTVDADLAAEFASVASQLAESEEAIVAELNNAQGVAGDLGGYYLLDDTLVSNLMRPSATFNALIDA, from the coding sequence ATGCCTACTGAAAAACCAACCATCATCTACACCATTACAGACGAAGCTCCGGCGCTAGCAACTTACTCTCTATTGCCTATTATTCAATCTTTTACTGCTTCTTCTGGTATTGACGTTGATACTCGCGATATTTCACTTGCAGGGCGCATTATTGCCAACTTCCCTGAGTATTTAAATGAAGAGCAACGTATTGGTGATGCACTCGCAGAACTCGGTGAATTGGCTAAGACACCTGAAGCAAACATTATTAAGCTTCCCAACGTATCAGCATCTGTACCTCAGCTTCAAGCGACAATTAAAGAACTTCAGTCGAAAGGTTACGCACTTCCTAAATACCCAGAAGAAGCAAAGAGCGATGAAGAGAAAGCCATCAAAGCGACCTACGACAAGATAAAAGGTAGCGCAGTAAACCCAGTTCTACGTGAAGGTAACTCTGATCGTCGCGCGCCACTTTCAGTGAAAAATTACGCGAAGAAAAACCCACATTCAATGGGGGCTTGGTCGGCCGATTCTAAGTCGCACGTTTCAAGTATGGACGACAAAGACTTCTTCGGTACCGAAAAGTCGGTAACGATGGAAGGCGCGACGCAAGTCAGCATTGACTTTGTCGGCAAAGATGGTGCGAGAAAAACGTTGAAGCCTTCTTTTGCACTGCAAGATAAAGAGATCATTGATGCCTCAGTGATGAACAAGGCCGCTTTGGTTGCATTCTTCGAAAAAGAGATCGCATCAGCCAAAGAGCAAGGTGTTTTGCTTTCTCTTCACATGAAAGCGACGATGATGAAAGTGTCTGACCCAGTGATTTTTGGTCACGCGGTTAAGGTTTACTACAAAGACGTATTCGCTAAACACGGTCAGCTGTTTGAAGAGCTAGGTGTTGATGTAAATAACGGCATCGGTGATGTCTACGCGAAGATTGCTGCGCTTCCTCAAGATCAAAAAGAAGCAATCGAAGCTGACCTGCAAGCGGTATACGAGACGCAGCCACCACTAGCGATGGTTGATTCGGACCGTGGTATTACTAACCTACACGTACCAAGCGATATCATTGTGGATGCCTCTATGCCGGCAATGTTGCGTTCTTCTGGCCAAATGTGGGATCCAGAAGGTAAGCAAAAAGATACGAAAGCCATGATCCCAGATCGTAGCTACGCGAGCATCTACCAAGCAGTCATTGATTTCTGTAAAGAGAACGGCGCTTTTGACCCAACAACGATGGGTAGCGTACCAAACGTAGGTCTAATGGCTCAAAAAGCAGAAGAGTACGGTTCTCACGATAAGACGTTCATTCTCGAAGCTGCTGGTCAGGTTCAAGTTGTTGATGCTTCAGGTTCTGTGCTTTTAGAGCAAGACGTAGAAGAAGGCGATATCTTCCGTATGTGTCAGGTGAAAGATGCACCCATTCAAGATTGGGTTAAGCTCGCCGTGACTCGTGCACGTGCTTCAGGTGTCCCTGCGGTATTCTGGTTAGATGCATCACGTGCTCATGATGCACAGTTGATTAAGAAAGTAGAAGCTTACCTTCCTGAATACGATACAGACGGTTTAGACATTAAGATTCTGGCACCACTTGAAGCGACTCAGTATTCATTGGTTCGACTCAAAGAAGGCTTAGATACGATTTCGGTTACAGGTAACGTATTACGTGATTACCTAACCGATTTGTTCCCGATTCTAGAGCTGGGTACATCCGCTAAAATGCTATCGATTGTTCCACTGATGAACGGTGGTGGCCTGTTTGAAACTGGGGCTGGCGGCTCTGCACCTAAGCACGTGCAACAAGTAGAGAAAGAGAACCACTTACGTTGGGACTCTCTTGGTGAGTTCTTGGCATTAGCGGCTTCGCTAGAGCACCTAAGTGTAGTCACGGGTAATGCGAAAGCTCAAGTACTGGCTGATGCGCTTGATAAAGCGACAGGTGAATTCCTAGATAACAACAAGTCTCCTTCGCGTAAAGTGGGTGAGCTTGATAACCGTGGTAGCCACTACTACCTCGCCACGTATTGGGCCAAAGCACTGGCTGAGCAAACGGTTGATGCCGATTTAGCGGCGGAGTTTGCTTCTGTTGCAAGCCAATTGGCTGAAAGCGAGGAAGCCATCGTTGCTGAACTG
- a CDS encoding pseudouridine synthase → MSTRSHSASHSDKPARSGVKLKQSRHKQGRNSDKNNSATSHKKPHSSKHRYKNKPANTKPKVTPEERKVILFNKPFDTLSQFTDGDGRKTLADFIPVKEVYAAGRLDRDSEGLMVLTNDGIFQAKLTQPDSKSPKTYWAQVEGAPSEEDLDKLRKGVELKDGMTRPAKVEVMPQPEVWDRTPPVRFRAAIPTTWLSITIIEGRNRQVRRMTANIGFPTLRLIRYSIGNMNVGQLQPGEWKEI, encoded by the coding sequence ATGTCGACTCGCTCACACAGCGCATCTCACTCAGACAAACCGGCTCGTTCTGGGGTCAAATTAAAACAAAGCCGTCATAAACAGGGCCGAAATAGTGATAAAAATAACAGCGCGACTTCGCATAAAAAACCTCACTCAAGTAAACACCGTTACAAAAACAAACCGGCGAATACCAAGCCTAAAGTGACACCTGAAGAGCGCAAAGTTATTCTCTTCAACAAACCTTTCGATACTCTCAGCCAGTTCACGGATGGTGATGGTAGAAAAACACTAGCGGATTTTATTCCAGTAAAAGAGGTTTATGCCGCGGGTCGACTCGACCGCGATAGTGAAGGATTAATGGTCTTGACCAATGATGGCATCTTTCAAGCGAAACTGACTCAACCCGACTCTAAATCACCCAAGACTTACTGGGCGCAAGTTGAAGGTGCGCCTTCTGAAGAAGATTTAGATAAATTGAGAAAAGGTGTCGAACTAAAAGATGGCATGACACGGCCAGCTAAAGTCGAAGTCATGCCCCAACCCGAGGTGTGGGATAGAACGCCTCCAGTGCGCTTCAGAGCCGCGATCCCGACAACATGGCTATCGATTACTATTATCGAAGGACGTAACCGTCAGGTGAGACGAATGACAGCCAATATCGGTTTCCCTACCCTGCGTCTTATCCGCTATTCAATCGGCAACATGAACGTGGGTCAGCTTCAGCCCGGTGAGTGGAAAGAGATTTAA
- a CDS encoding porin, whose protein sequence is MKKTILALAIAAVSTSAFAVQTNSENSKPMFEFDSMQKDQFSVSGSWGLGGYYDTDTKAIYDDWATGLTVAVNYKNNRWIGYFETDLMMNYNSDEQAKKDIQSGPATDVDKAWLGFDTGVGVASFGWENDTALDKVDGAGDMTYEFGASAGDASDAFNVVKFEGATSGIAYGISAFDTDDNREKGEMGYNGYVGVEQDMFNIYAGYEARQDSEFTTTSLSGNVTLDKVKLGANAWIDDGDAKDLTGVNADELKNTGYYLSGSYAATEQLTVAAGYGANTTEKKNEADADNSYMNVAVMYTYSEKVDMGIDVKQELDVPKGDKDTYVFAAAYYYF, encoded by the coding sequence ATGAAAAAGACTATTCTAGCGCTAGCAATCGCAGCAGTATCTACATCTGCATTTGCAGTACAAACTAACTCTGAAAACTCTAAACCAATGTTTGAGTTTGACAGCATGCAGAAAGATCAGTTCTCAGTATCTGGTTCATGGGGTCTTGGTGGTTACTACGATACAGATACAAAAGCGATTTACGACGACTGGGCAACGGGTCTTACTGTTGCAGTAAACTACAAAAACAACCGTTGGATTGGTTACTTTGAAACTGACCTAATGATGAACTACAACTCTGATGAGCAAGCAAAAAAAGACATCCAATCAGGCCCTGCTACAGACGTAGATAAAGCTTGGTTAGGTTTTGACACGGGTGTTGGTGTCGCATCTTTCGGTTGGGAAAACGATACAGCTTTAGATAAAGTTGACGGTGCTGGCGACATGACTTACGAGTTTGGCGCTTCTGCTGGTGATGCATCTGATGCTTTCAACGTTGTTAAATTCGAAGGCGCGACTTCTGGTATCGCTTACGGCATCTCTGCTTTTGATACTGATGATAACCGTGAAAAAGGCGAAATGGGTTACAACGGTTATGTTGGTGTAGAGCAAGACATGTTCAACATCTATGCTGGTTACGAAGCTCGCCAAGATTCTGAGTTCACGACTACATCGCTTTCTGGTAACGTAACGCTAGATAAAGTGAAACTGGGTGCTAACGCTTGGATTGATGACGGCGATGCGAAGGATCTAACAGGTGTTAATGCTGATGAGCTGAAAAATACTGGTTACTACCTATCTGGTTCATACGCTGCGACTGAGCAACTGACTGTTGCTGCTGGTTACGGTGCAAACACTACTGAGAAGAAGAATGAAGCTGACGCTGATAACAGCTACATGAACGTTGCAGTAATGTACACTTACAGCGAAAAAGTTGATATGGGTATCGATGTTAAACAAGAACTTGACGTACCTAAAGGTGACAAAGATACTTACGTATTCGCAGCGGCTTACTACTACTTCTAA
- the dinG gene encoding ATP-dependent DNA helicase DinG, with the protein MLTTKIQNSIRTSYQNLQDQLDNFVPRRAQNYLVAEIAKTLCGQYHKSHRMIVAEAGTGIGKSLAYLMATIPVAVINNRKIIISTATVALQEQLVNKDLPLYRRLTDREFSFILAKGRQRYCCSEKLAAACGVDGGQMAMFESKPKKKDIEQLQTMYRSLAQGKWDGDRDSWPKPIDNMIWQMIVSDKHSCNNSMPTHRDCPFQKARSELDKADVIIANHSLVMADADLGGGVILPEPENSIYIFDEAHHLPHVARDHSSAAASLKGAASWLERLNQSITKLSGLADEKRVHRFRNELQDSVQQLIPTLNQLSKQFDATHFEEGLYRFEHGDLPEWLENESKDLKQLTQKASQAVAKIADLIAERVKDGELSAKLAEPALAEIGFYIQRTENLAQVWRLMAEPKREKGAPLARWLELSKENEGDFVVNVSPLEVGWQLDQQIWSRCVGAVLVSATMRALNSFHFFCHQAGISQKTEDGVQFLALASPFDYQNQAELVVPAMKYEPQAPQFTEYLIEILPEVIEDNKANLVLFSSYWQMNKVAEALEADFVKKSWALQVQGDTSRTEILKKHKKLIKLGKTSVLFGTGSFSEGLDLPGELLENLIITKIPFGVPTSPVEQAHSEYIESRGGNPFMQITVPEASKKLIQSVGRLLRKERDSGKVTILDRRIVTKRYGKSLLDSLPPFKRTIKY; encoded by the coding sequence ATGCTAACTACTAAAATTCAAAACTCTATTCGCACCAGTTATCAAAACCTCCAAGATCAGTTGGACAACTTCGTCCCGCGACGTGCTCAAAATTATCTTGTTGCAGAAATTGCCAAGACACTTTGTGGTCAATACCACAAAAGTCATCGCATGATTGTTGCTGAAGCAGGAACAGGGATTGGGAAATCACTGGCGTATTTAATGGCCACAATTCCTGTCGCGGTGATCAATAATCGAAAAATCATCATTTCGACAGCGACGGTTGCTCTACAAGAACAACTCGTCAATAAAGATCTCCCTCTATATAGAAGGCTCACTGACAGAGAGTTCTCATTTATACTCGCGAAAGGCAGACAACGTTACTGTTGCTCAGAGAAACTGGCCGCTGCGTGTGGTGTTGATGGCGGGCAAATGGCGATGTTCGAATCCAAACCAAAGAAAAAGGATATCGAACAACTGCAAACCATGTACCGTAGTTTGGCTCAAGGAAAATGGGATGGCGACCGCGACTCATGGCCGAAACCCATCGACAACATGATTTGGCAAATGATCGTAAGTGATAAGCACAGCTGCAACAATAGTATGCCAACACATAGAGATTGCCCTTTCCAAAAAGCCCGTTCAGAGCTAGATAAAGCAGACGTCATTATTGCTAATCACAGTTTGGTGATGGCCGACGCTGACTTAGGTGGCGGCGTTATTCTTCCAGAACCAGAAAATAGCATCTATATATTCGATGAGGCGCATCATTTACCTCATGTCGCGCGAGATCACTCGTCCGCAGCAGCGAGCTTGAAAGGCGCGGCTTCTTGGTTAGAGCGCTTGAATCAATCGATCACTAAGCTTTCGGGTTTAGCGGACGAAAAACGCGTCCATCGATTTAGAAATGAGTTGCAGGATTCTGTGCAGCAATTGATCCCTACCCTAAACCAGCTAAGTAAACAGTTTGACGCGACCCATTTTGAAGAAGGACTTTACCGCTTCGAACATGGTGATCTGCCAGAGTGGCTTGAAAACGAATCGAAAGACCTTAAACAGCTCACTCAAAAGGCGAGCCAAGCCGTCGCGAAAATCGCTGATCTTATCGCTGAACGAGTCAAAGACGGCGAACTGTCAGCCAAGCTGGCCGAGCCAGCTCTGGCTGAAATCGGCTTCTACATACAAAGAACCGAAAATCTGGCTCAAGTTTGGCGTTTAATGGCTGAACCTAAACGTGAAAAAGGCGCTCCTTTGGCGCGCTGGTTGGAATTGAGTAAAGAAAACGAGGGCGACTTTGTTGTCAATGTCTCTCCGTTAGAGGTTGGTTGGCAGCTAGACCAACAGATTTGGAGTCGCTGTGTGGGCGCGGTATTAGTTTCAGCAACAATGAGAGCCCTTAACTCCTTTCATTTTTTCTGTCATCAAGCCGGTATCAGCCAAAAAACAGAAGATGGCGTGCAATTTCTGGCTTTAGCATCCCCGTTTGATTACCAAAATCAAGCGGAGCTGGTCGTTCCAGCAATGAAATACGAGCCTCAAGCACCGCAGTTTACCGAATATCTTATTGAAATATTGCCCGAGGTGATTGAGGACAACAAAGCCAATCTGGTTCTATTCTCATCGTATTGGCAAATGAACAAAGTTGCCGAAGCTTTGGAAGCCGATTTCGTGAAAAAGTCTTGGGCGTTACAGGTCCAAGGTGACACTTCACGCACAGAAATCCTAAAAAAACATAAAAAGCTGATCAAATTGGGGAAAACCAGTGTTCTTTTTGGAACCGGTAGCTTTTCTGAAGGTCTTGATTTACCAGGAGAGTTGCTTGAAAACTTGATCATCACCAAGATTCCATTTGGTGTACCTACATCACCGGTAGAGCAAGCCCATTCTGAATATATCGAATCACGAGGAGGCAATCCA